One genomic window of Lynx canadensis isolate LIC74 chromosome F2, mLynCan4.pri.v2, whole genome shotgun sequence includes the following:
- the OXR1 gene encoding oxidation resistance protein 1 isoform X10, translating to MSRLWYGKKGRRHQPLNHKYTLVVSVAEYHRRIDALNTEELRTLCRRLQITTREDISSKQIAPVKADLESESFRPNLSDPSELLLPDQIEKLTKHLPPRTIGYPWTLVYGTGKHGTSLKTLYRTMTGLDTPVLMVIKDSDGQVFGALASEPFKVSDGFYGTGETFVFTFCPEFEVFKWTGDNMFFIKGDMDSLAFGGGGGEFALWLDGDLYHGRSHSCKTFGNHTLSKKEDFFIQDIEIWAFE from the exons GTAGTGTCAGTGGCTGAGTATCACCGCAGGATCGATGCTCTAAATACTGAAGAACTGCGCACACTCTGCAGACGtctccag ATTACTACAAGAGAAGACATAAGTTCAAAGCAGATTGCTCCAGTGAAAGCAGACCTGGAGTCTGAATCTTTTCGACCAAACCTAAGTGATCCCAGTGAACTCTTACTGCCAGATCAAATTGAAAAG cttACCAAGCATCTTCCACCAAGAACAATTGGCTATCCATGGACTCTTGTTTATGGCACCGGGAAGCATGGCACAAGCTTGAAGACCCTTTATCGAACAATGACAGGTTTAGACACCCCAGTGCTGATGGTGATTAAAGACAGTGATGGGCAG GTCTTTGGTGCATTAGCATCTGAGCCATTTAAAGTGAGTGATGGCTTTTATGGTACTGGAGAGACCTTTGTTTTTACATTCTGTCCAGAGTTTGAG gtCTTTAAGTGGACAGGAGATAATATGTTTTTTATCAAAGGAGACATGGATTCACTAGCTTTTGGTGGTGGAGG GGGAGAATTTGCCCTTTGGCTTGATGGAGATCTTTACCATGGAAGAAGCCATTCTTGTAAAACATTTGGGAATCATACACTTTCTAAGAAGGAAGATTTCTTTATCCAAGACATTGAAATCTGGGCTTTTGAATAA
- the OXR1 gene encoding oxidation resistance protein 1 isoform X11, with product MSRLWYGKKGRRHQPLNHKYTLITTREDISSKQIAPVKADLESESFRPNLSDPSELLLPDQIEKLTKHLPPRTIGYPWTLVYGTGKHGTSLKTLYRTMTGLDTPVLMVIKDSDGQVFGALASEPFKVSDGFYGTGETFVFTFCPEFEVFKWTGDNMFFIKGDMDSLAFGGGGGEFALWLDGDLYHGRSHSCKTFGNHTLSKKEDFFIQDIEIWAFE from the exons ATTACTACAAGAGAAGACATAAGTTCAAAGCAGATTGCTCCAGTGAAAGCAGACCTGGAGTCTGAATCTTTTCGACCAAACCTAAGTGATCCCAGTGAACTCTTACTGCCAGATCAAATTGAAAAG cttACCAAGCATCTTCCACCAAGAACAATTGGCTATCCATGGACTCTTGTTTATGGCACCGGGAAGCATGGCACAAGCTTGAAGACCCTTTATCGAACAATGACAGGTTTAGACACCCCAGTGCTGATGGTGATTAAAGACAGTGATGGGCAG GTCTTTGGTGCATTAGCATCTGAGCCATTTAAAGTGAGTGATGGCTTTTATGGTACTGGAGAGACCTTTGTTTTTACATTCTGTCCAGAGTTTGAG gtCTTTAAGTGGACAGGAGATAATATGTTTTTTATCAAAGGAGACATGGATTCACTAGCTTTTGGTGGTGGAGG GGGAGAATTTGCCCTTTGGCTTGATGGAGATCTTTACCATGGAAGAAGCCATTCTTGTAAAACATTTGGGAATCATACACTTTCTAAGAAGGAAGATTTCTTTATCCAAGACATTGAAATCTGGGCTTTTGAATAA